A part of Lentimicrobium sp. L6 genomic DNA contains:
- a CDS encoding carbonic anhydrase has product MVDYNSVFEHNRKWSKEMKEKNPEFFENHFSSQNPDFLYIGCSDSRVSVEKLMGVDIGEVFVHRNIANMVSADDNNIMAVIQFAVEVLKVKNIVVAGHTGCGGIKASMCEKSQGAMDVWLNKIKLVYNRHKEYLVTIPEDEKMLDEFSRLNVMEQCRTISGFSCVQESQKKTGYPIIHAWLYEMKDGHLTDLEF; this is encoded by the coding sequence ATGGTAGATTATAATAGTGTATTTGAGCACAATAGAAAATGGTCAAAAGAAATGAAGGAAAAGAACCCTGAGTTCTTTGAAAATCATTTTAGCTCTCAGAATCCTGATTTCTTATATATTGGTTGTTCCGATAGTCGTGTGAGTGTAGAAAAACTTATGGGAGTAGATATTGGGGAGGTTTTTGTGCATAGAAATATTGCTAACATGGTTTCTGCCGATGATAACAATATTATGGCTGTAATCCAATTTGCAGTTGAGGTTTTAAAAGTGAAAAATATTGTTGTAGCTGGACATACTGGCTGTGGAGGAATCAAAGCTAGTATGTGTGAGAAGTCGCAAGGTGCTATGGACGTATGGTTGAATAAAATTAAATTAGTCTATAACCGTCACAAAGAATATCTAGTAACCATTCCTGAAGATGAAAAGATGTTGGATGAGTTTAGTCGACTGAATGTGATGGAGCAATGTAGAACCATTTCAGGTTTTTCATGTGTACAAGAAAGCCAGAAGAAAACGGGTTATCCTATCATTCATGCCTGGCTATATGAAATGAAAGATGGGCATTTGACTGACTTGGAATTCTAA